The following is a genomic window from Sutcliffiella horikoshii.
CTTGTGCTTTCATCAAGATGTAGCATTTTCACTCCTTGTGAATTGACAATCAAGAAGGCGATTGGAGTGATGGACACGCCACCTCCACTACCTCCACCAAACGGCAGCTTATGCCCTTGGCTTTGGTGATTGCCACCGCCATCGTGTTTCTCAGGTCCTGATGCACTCCCGCCTTGGAACTCACTTCCTCCTGCCGCAAACCCAAAGCCGACTTTAGAAACAGTCAAAATGACACTCCCATCCGGCGTTTCTACCGGATCACCAATGATCGTGTTAACATCAATCATATCTTTTAGATTTTCCATAGCTGTTGTCATGAGACTCTTAATTGGATGTTCAGACATATTGATCCTCCTTATTGCTGTTACATGGATTTGTGATTGTCCTCTTTGGACAACACGGATAAAGGACGGGTTTTAAACTTAGGTCTACCGCCCTTCCAATATTTAACGATTCTTATTCCTGCCAACATAGCATGCCCGATTCGAAACCGAATAATACACTTAAACATTGTCTGAGAGACAGCTTGCTGGAAAAAAGGTGTGATGGAGAGTTCCGGCCGAGCTCGGAAATCTGTATAATTGCTTATAAACCCAACAATTCCCCCTTTAATAGACCAACCTGCCCCAACAAACATTCCAGTATGGGCTGCATCCCCAAGTCCTATGTTGCTATGCCATTCCAGGTGTTTCACTTCCATTCTCGAAAGCAATCTCCTAACTATCTCATGCATCCCCACAACATGACGCACCAGTTCATATGTATCTTCAAAACTCTGCCATATCTCTTTTGGAGAAAAATCTTTCTCTTTTTGTTTCCCTTTAGACGGATCTCCGCCTCCAACCTTGGTTTTTTCCTCGACATGAATGGATGCTGTGTCTGTGTCCACACTGATCAACGGGACATCGATGGTGTACCGCAACAACCCGTACCATGCACTAAGCTTCACTGTCATCTGATCATTATCTTGTTGATGATGGTAATAAAAATGGATGGTAATTCTAGTGACGAGAACCATGATTAAGAGAAGAATTATGATGGCAACGATAACGGCGGTCCAAATCACACTTTCACATCCTTTCTTCCCCCTTCCATTATCTCCTAGCACAAAAAAAATAAACCTAAAGTCACGAAGGACTTCAGGTTTACTACTTATTTTTCATGAACCACGGTTGTGTCTGCAATAAAGTCGTGCACGCCTTGCTTTTTGCTCGTGAAGGCCGCAACAAGAAATACGATATAAGTGATAGGAGCATAGACTAACGCAATATAACGCCCGACACCTTCTCTAAAGAGAATCGTTTTCCATGAAAGGTCATTAGCTTTAAGATCTACCACTCGCAAACCAAACACCATCTTACCCAATGTCTGTTTGAAATACTTCGTCATAAGAATGAAATACCCATATAGCACAATGGTTGTGGCAATGGTTGCAGGTGAGAACATGAAGCTTTGACTAGTGGATATCCCTAATAGTCTAAAAATCGGAAATATCACGATAGCTCCGATGCTCCAGATGATTAATAGATCCAATAAAAATGCCCAAAGTCTCATCCAAAACCCTGCATAGCGATATTCGGTGACCGCTACTTCCTTCGTAGAAAACATCATATCATTGCTTGTTCTGTCTTCCGCTACGTTCACGTCTTCATGTATTACGTTTTCGTTTGTATACTCATTATTCTGCTCATCTCTCATTTTATCTCCCTCCTACTCTGCATACAAGTACATTAGTCTTGGAGAATTAGGTTGATTGATAAGCTTTGCTAACATCTGCATTTCAGATTCTGGCTTTAATAGGGATTGAACATTCATGCTGAATAAGGAACCCCAGCCCAGGTTTTCTGTGTATTGAACCACTTGGACGTTACCCATATCATGGTCTTTCTTCATTGCCTCAATAACATCCTCAAAATACCCCAGCTCGTCGACTATGTTAATGTCCTTGGCTTGTTGGCCGTCATAGATTCTTCCGTCAGCAATTCTTCTGACTTCTGATTCACTCATGCCCCGGCCTTCCACAATAACTTCTACAAATTGATCATACATATTGTCTACCATTGATTGAAGTATTTGACGCTCTTCATCAGACATGTCTTTCGTTGGGGACATAATATCTTTATAAGGTCCACTCTTGATGGTATCGAATTTCACGCCATACTTTTCAGCAAGCTCACTGTAATTAATCCCCTGCATGATGACACCGATAGAACCAGTGATCGTCTCAGGTGCTGCGAAAATTTTGTTTGCAGGTGCTGCTATATAGTATCCACCTGAAGCAGCCATCGTTCCCATGGAAATGTATATCGGTTTTTCTGTTTCTTCTTTAATTTCCACCAGTCTCTTATGTATCTCGGCACTTTCAGATACACCGCCACCTGGTGTATTTACACGCACGATAATTCCTTGAACAGAATCATCCTCTTTTGCTTGATCAAGCATTCTTAAAAATTGTCGATGGTTATATCCGGGAGATTGGAATACAGATGTTACATCGCTTCCTGTGTCCTGAATAACACCGTTAACTTCTAGAACTAGAATCTTACGGTTTGGACTACCGTCTTCAATTACTTCCTCAATAAACTCTTCTTCCCCGCCAAAAATATCTGAAAAAGAATCAGATGTGGAGCTTTCCGCAGGTTTTGTTGCCAGACTTGTAATAATCGACACAAAAAATAATAATGCCGCAATGCCTAATGCGGCCCAACGCTTTCCACTCATATCTAAACCTCCTAGTTGTTCGTACAGTACCTATACGTTAAATCGTTTCAAAAAGTTTCATCAAAATGGTAAACTTATCACAATATAGAATTGTACTAAAATTTTTTCCAAAAGGATAATGTTTTTGGATATTTTTTGTTTAAGTTCCATTTTTTATTATAAAGAGGAGGAAAAACAATGACAGAACGCCGTAAAATATTTTTCTTTTATAAAAGGGAAGAAGAGCTTGTTGCAAAGGTGGAAAAACTGGAACAATTAGCGGTACAAAATAATTTTGAAATATTAAGTGATCACCACAATGCCAATATTATCGTAGCAGTCGGAGGAGATGGCACATTCCTACAGGCTGTTCAGAAAACAGGTTTCAAGGATGATTGCCTTTATGCAGGGATCAATGCTGGAGAAACTTCTAGCTTTTATTGCGACTTTCATATCGATGATACAGAAAAAATGGTCGAAGCGATGACGTTTGAACAAATTGAGGTAAGAAAATATCCTACCATTGAAGTAACGATTGACGGCATTTCTTCTTTTCAATGTTTGAATGAGTGCTCCATCCGCTCTGCCATCATAAAAACCTTTGCGATAGATGTCTACATAGATGATCTGCACTTTGAAACATTCCGTGGGGATGGGATGATTGTATCCACCCCGACTGGTAGCACTGCATACAATA
Proteins encoded in this region:
- the ytfJ gene encoding GerW family sporulation protein, which gives rise to MSEHPIKSLMTTAMENLKDMIDVNTIIGDPVETPDGSVILTVSKVGFGFAAGGSEFQGGSASGPEKHDGGGNHQSQGHKLPFGGGSGGGVSITPIAFLIVNSQGVKMLHLDESTSIYERLLDLAPQAVEKVQHMLNNNKHNRANHSDHSYNDHKQDLDF
- a CDS encoding DUF2953 domain-containing protein translates to MIWTAVIVAIIILLLIMVLVTRITIHFYYHHQQDNDQMTVKLSAWYGLLRYTIDVPLISVDTDTASIHVEEKTKVGGGDPSKGKQKEKDFSPKEIWQSFEDTYELVRHVVGMHEIVRRLLSRMEVKHLEWHSNIGLGDAAHTGMFVGAGWSIKGGIVGFISNYTDFRARPELSITPFFQQAVSQTMFKCIIRFRIGHAMLAGIRIVKYWKGGRPKFKTRPLSVLSKEDNHKSM
- a CDS encoding RDD family protein, translated to MRDEQNNEYTNENVIHEDVNVAEDRTSNDMMFSTKEVAVTEYRYAGFWMRLWAFLLDLLIIWSIGAIVIFPIFRLLGISTSQSFMFSPATIATTIVLYGYFILMTKYFKQTLGKMVFGLRVVDLKANDLSWKTILFREGVGRYIALVYAPITYIVFLVAAFTSKKQGVHDFIADTTVVHEK
- the sppA gene encoding signal peptide peptidase SppA, which gives rise to MSGKRWAALGIAALLFFVSIITSLATKPAESSTSDSFSDIFGGEEEFIEEVIEDGSPNRKILVLEVNGVIQDTGSDVTSVFQSPGYNHRQFLRMLDQAKEDDSVQGIIVRVNTPGGGVSESAEIHKRLVEIKEETEKPIYISMGTMAASGGYYIAAPANKIFAAPETITGSIGVIMQGINYSELAEKYGVKFDTIKSGPYKDIMSPTKDMSDEERQILQSMVDNMYDQFVEVIVEGRGMSESEVRRIADGRIYDGQQAKDINIVDELGYFEDVIEAMKKDHDMGNVQVVQYTENLGWGSLFSMNVQSLLKPESEMQMLAKLINQPNSPRLMYLYAE
- a CDS encoding NAD kinase, translated to MTERRKIFFFYKREEELVAKVEKLEQLAVQNNFEILSDHHNANIIVAVGGDGTFLQAVQKTGFKDDCLYAGINAGETSSFYCDFHIDDTEKMVEAMTFEQIEVRKYPTIEVTIDGISSFQCLNECSIRSAIIKTFAIDVYIDDLHFETFRGDGMIVSTPTGSTAYNKSVQGAVVDPMLPCFQVSELASINNNSYRTLGSPFIMAGSRKLTLKVIQDGNDYPTIGIDNEALSIKHVERLDIQLTDKKIKTVKLKDNSFWEKVKRTFL